A window of Mucilaginibacter sp. PAMC 26640 contains these coding sequences:
- a CDS encoding serine protease: MKKFGLTLLTAFTGGALALGVYKFAENKYDQGMSFEDKQKVYFASNRSAAPMVSSAGAADFTQAAAEVTPAVVYIRTTYSSKSEGNQDQFEQMFGQMFGQRMRPQGPQMASGSGVIISPDGFIVTNNHVVAKAEKITIVTNDHRQFEAKVIGTDPNTDLALIKINATNLPIVKLGNSDAVRVGEWVLAVGNPFKLTSTVTAGIVSAKGRSINIIGKDDDDDQQNPFGPVKEQTPTLRKGIESFIQTDAAINPGNSGGALVNTAGELIGINAAIASHTGSYEGYGFAIPVNLAKKVLNDIKKFGSVKRGYIGISFADLSDPEAAQGLKTDKTNGLYVNSLVAGGGAEKAGIQPGDIITKVEGNPVFESSDLQERVARLQPGDKINITVLRSGSEKNFDVTLKAEAPVAKTAAISKSASELFNKMGASFQPISQALKAKFHVTSGVVVTQVRPGGIFDDTEIPVGSVITSINKQSIGSVEDMDRVITNLKNGRLIISGYYPNGGSFSNVFEVQ, encoded by the coding sequence ATGAAAAAGTTTGGTTTAACATTATTGACCGCCTTTACTGGTGGCGCTTTGGCGTTGGGCGTTTACAAGTTTGCAGAAAACAAGTATGACCAGGGCATGAGTTTCGAAGACAAACAAAAAGTTTATTTTGCCAGCAATCGTTCGGCGGCACCCATGGTATCATCTGCCGGGGCAGCTGATTTTACACAGGCTGCAGCCGAGGTAACCCCAGCGGTGGTTTACATCCGCACTACCTACTCCTCAAAAAGCGAGGGTAACCAGGACCAGTTTGAGCAAATGTTCGGGCAGATGTTCGGTCAGCGCATGCGCCCGCAGGGGCCGCAAATGGCATCAGGCTCTGGTGTTATCATCTCGCCCGACGGGTTCATTGTAACCAATAACCACGTAGTCGCAAAGGCAGAGAAAATTACGATTGTTACGAACGATCACCGTCAGTTTGAGGCTAAAGTGATCGGTACCGATCCAAATACAGATTTAGCGTTGATCAAGATCAACGCCACTAATCTGCCTATAGTAAAGTTAGGCAATTCCGACGCGGTACGCGTAGGCGAGTGGGTTTTGGCAGTGGGCAACCCTTTTAAATTAACTTCAACCGTTACTGCGGGTATTGTTAGTGCAAAAGGCCGCAGCATCAACATCATTGGTAAAGATGATGATGATGACCAGCAGAATCCTTTTGGGCCGGTAAAAGAGCAAACGCCTACTTTAAGAAAAGGCATCGAATCTTTCATCCAGACAGATGCAGCAATTAATCCTGGAAACAGCGGTGGTGCATTGGTAAACACAGCCGGTGAACTCATCGGTATCAATGCCGCTATAGCATCTCATACCGGTTCTTATGAAGGCTACGGCTTCGCTATTCCTGTGAACTTAGCTAAGAAGGTGCTGAACGACATCAAAAAATTCGGATCGGTTAAACGTGGTTACATCGGCATCAGCTTTGCTGACCTAAGCGACCCGGAAGCCGCACAAGGCTTAAAAACCGACAAGACTAACGGCTTATATGTAAATAGCCTGGTAGCAGGCGGCGGTGCAGAGAAAGCCGGCATTCAGCCTGGTGACATTATCACTAAAGTGGAAGGTAATCCCGTTTTTGAATCATCCGATTTGCAGGAGCGCGTGGCCAGATTGCAACCAGGTGATAAGATCAACATTACCGTTTTACGTAGCGGCAGCGAAAAGAATTTTGATGTGACCCTTAAAGCAGAAGCCCCGGTTGCCAAAACAGCTGCAATATCTAAATCAGCGTCTGAATTATTTAACAAGATGGGCGCGAGTTTCCAGCCGATAAGCCAGGCACTAAAAGCCAAGTTCCACGTAACTTCTGGCGTGGTAGTAACACAAGTTCGCCCGGGTGGTATATTTGATGATACCGAAATTCCAGTCGGCTCTGTAATTACATCGATCAATAAGCAGTCGATAGGCAGTGTAGAAGATATGGACAGGGTAATCACCAACTTAAAGAATGGCCGGTTGATTATCAGCGGTTATTATCCAAACGGTGGCAGTTTCAGCAACGTTTTCGAAGTACAATAA
- a CDS encoding diaminopimelate epimerase translates to MNIKFYKYQGAGNDFVLIDNREEILNTPAKEAVARLCDRRFGIGGDGLMLLENLEGYDFKMVYYNADGNEGSMCGNGGRCIVAFAKHLGIIADTTNFLATDGPHYAKISENGNWVSLQMIDVAEITKDGDAYVLNTGSPHYVKLASDLEIKDVYNEGYAIRNNATYKANGINVNFTEKNGEGYFVRTFERGVENETYACGTGVTAVALAMAKHNSQFGTISTPIKVLGGDLNIRFDHDGETFSNIFLEGPAELVFEGEIVI, encoded by the coding sequence GTGAATATAAAATTTTATAAATACCAGGGCGCGGGCAACGACTTCGTTTTGATAGACAATCGGGAAGAAATTTTAAATACGCCTGCTAAAGAGGCAGTTGCACGCCTGTGCGACAGGCGTTTTGGCATTGGCGGCGATGGCCTGATGCTGCTGGAAAACCTGGAGGGGTACGATTTTAAAATGGTATACTATAATGCCGATGGCAATGAAGGCAGTATGTGCGGCAACGGCGGCCGCTGCATAGTGGCTTTTGCCAAACACCTGGGCATTATAGCCGACACGACAAACTTTCTGGCTACAGATGGCCCCCACTATGCCAAAATTTCAGAAAATGGCAATTGGGTGAGTCTGCAAATGATAGATGTTGCCGAGATCACTAAAGATGGGGATGCCTACGTATTGAATACGGGCTCACCACACTATGTTAAACTGGCCAGCGATCTGGAGATAAAAGATGTTTATAACGAAGGTTATGCGATCCGTAACAATGCAACCTATAAGGCTAACGGCATTAATGTAAACTTCACCGAAAAAAACGGGGAGGGATATTTTGTGCGCACCTTTGAACGCGGCGTAGAAAACGAAACTTATGCCTGCGGCACGGGTGTTACAGCAGTTGCACTGGCAATGGCTAAGCATAACAGTCAATTCGGCACCATTAGCACGCCGATTAAAGTTTTAGGCGGCGATTTAAATATCCGCTTTGATCACGATGGCGAAACGTTTAGCAACATCTTCCTGGAAGGGCCTGCGGAATTGGTGTTTGAAGGTGAGATAGTGATATGA
- a CDS encoding helicase SNF2, whose product MLRVDSSKPCQIIYAIARHDYLSYVIEPHIVQLNPNGEFSFTHQRLFSNTAVEFVHCIDDTDRKLIKILEDMEQGNVIKKFYKKPIRPFEYFAKIFNDQLFDTIRPKIEKKIVEALGLLGSGNKQLYLMSKEGYPAGRKVHIAAEPASVLFHFRRNEEEIRYFPTIKYQGMRIEFMFKDAEIICNHPAWMLLDDTLYYFDKEIEGKKLQPFLNKRFISIPKSSEQSYFEKFVAPLIEKHNVYAEGFVINTEKYDATPFLKPIYVEGGTSQLQLYFKYAGYIFPYGDGRNVSVRMEKTGDDYLFHRIRRSVTWEKGKLQQLEAMGLQITSSLFQNLEVATADDDTDKSFPVFEWLNQHHDELIEKGFELEQPDGQKRYVFGTTKIDLEISENNDWFDINAVVYFGPYRIPFIQLKNHILNHKKEFILPSGEIAVIPEQWFSQYGNLLHFSEGGDGLRLRRHHIGLVGELTDGEMAETAMNRKLQKLTNYEETEDVPMPVNFAGSLRPYQKAGYNWFHFLKEYHFGGCLADDMGLGKTIQTLALLQKHKEDTEASGSKSTSLVIMPTSLIYNWLNEAHKFAPQLRLMVHTGAFRYKSAEVFANYDVVITTYGISRIDIEMFKAYYFDYVILDESQNIKNPSSKSFQSVRQLKSRFKLILSGTPVENSVNDLWTQMSFINPGLLGAQIYFQNEFVTPIEKKKDEEKARKLQAIIKPFVLRRTKEQVATELPPKTENLFYCQMSEEQAEVYDKVKSEYRNELLRSIEDGSYAKTQIQVLQGLIKLRQIANHPLMIDKDYEGDSGKFENVVHTLANVLDGGHKVLIFSQFVKQLTIYREHFDREHIPYVYLDGSTQNRGDVVKQFQEDVKTRVFLISIKAGGVGLNLTEADYVFILDPWWNPAVEQQAIDRTHRIGQTKNVFIYKFITKDTVEEKILALQQRKLSVARSLITTEESFIKSLSADDIKEILG is encoded by the coding sequence ATGTTACGCGTAGACAGCAGCAAACCGTGCCAAATTATTTATGCCATTGCCCGGCACGATTACCTGTCGTATGTTATTGAGCCGCACATCGTTCAGCTCAACCCGAACGGAGAATTTTCCTTTACGCACCAGCGCCTTTTTAGCAATACTGCGGTAGAATTTGTTCATTGCATAGATGATACCGACCGTAAGCTCATCAAGATCCTGGAGGACATGGAACAGGGCAACGTTATCAAAAAATTCTACAAGAAACCGATCCGTCCTTTTGAGTATTTCGCCAAGATTTTCAACGACCAGCTTTTTGATACCATACGCCCAAAAATAGAAAAGAAGATTGTAGAGGCACTTGGCCTGTTAGGTAGCGGCAACAAGCAGCTTTACCTGATGAGTAAAGAAGGTTATCCGGCCGGGCGCAAAGTGCATATAGCAGCAGAACCCGCTTCTGTATTGTTTCACTTTCGCCGCAATGAGGAGGAGATCCGTTATTTCCCTACCATCAAATATCAGGGCATGCGGATCGAGTTCATGTTTAAAGATGCCGAGATCATTTGCAACCACCCCGCATGGATGCTGCTGGATGATACCCTATATTACTTTGATAAAGAGATTGAAGGCAAAAAATTACAGCCTTTTTTAAATAAGCGGTTTATATCGATACCAAAATCATCCGAGCAATCTTATTTTGAAAAATTTGTTGCCCCGCTTATTGAAAAACACAACGTTTATGCTGAAGGGTTTGTCATAAATACCGAAAAGTACGATGCTACACCTTTTTTGAAACCTATTTATGTAGAAGGCGGCACGTCTCAGTTACAGCTTTATTTTAAATATGCCGGGTATATTTTTCCTTACGGAGATGGCAGAAATGTATCTGTCCGGATGGAAAAAACAGGAGATGATTACCTTTTCCATCGCATTAGACGTTCGGTTACCTGGGAGAAGGGCAAACTACAGCAATTGGAAGCGATGGGTTTGCAAATCACCTCATCGCTGTTTCAGAATTTAGAGGTGGCCACTGCGGATGATGATACTGATAAATCTTTCCCCGTTTTTGAATGGCTTAACCAGCACCATGACGAGCTGATAGAAAAAGGCTTTGAACTGGAGCAGCCCGACGGGCAAAAGCGGTACGTATTTGGCACCACTAAGATTGATCTGGAGATAAGTGAAAATAACGATTGGTTCGATATCAACGCGGTGGTGTATTTCGGCCCGTACCGCATTCCCTTTATCCAGTTAAAGAACCATATTCTCAACCATAAAAAAGAATTTATACTGCCCTCGGGAGAGATAGCCGTTATCCCGGAGCAATGGTTTTCGCAATACGGTAACCTGCTGCATTTTAGCGAAGGGGGCGACGGCTTGAGACTTCGCAGGCACCACATTGGCCTGGTTGGCGAGCTAACCGATGGTGAAATGGCCGAAACCGCCATGAACCGTAAACTACAAAAGCTTACCAATTATGAAGAAACCGAAGATGTGCCGATGCCGGTAAACTTTGCTGGCAGCTTGCGCCCTTACCAAAAGGCAGGGTATAACTGGTTTCATTTTTTGAAAGAATACCACTTTGGCGGCTGCCTGGCAGATGATATGGGCTTGGGTAAAACCATTCAAACCCTGGCACTGCTGCAAAAGCACAAAGAGGATACTGAAGCTTCGGGAAGCAAGAGCACTTCACTTGTGATCATGCCGACATCGCTAATCTATAACTGGCTCAACGAAGCGCATAAGTTTGCACCGCAATTGCGGCTGATGGTACACACCGGAGCCTTTCGCTATAAATCTGCTGAGGTATTTGCCAATTACGATGTGGTGATCACTACCTACGGAATCAGCCGGATAGATATAGAAATGTTTAAGGCTTACTACTTTGATTACGTGATACTGGATGAGAGCCAGAACATTAAAAACCCGTCGTCAAAGTCGTTTCAATCTGTCAGGCAGCTAAAATCGCGGTTTAAGCTGATACTGAGCGGCACGCCGGTAGAGAATTCGGTTAACGATTTGTGGACACAGATGTCGTTCATCAACCCGGGGCTGCTTGGCGCACAAATCTATTTCCAGAACGAATTTGTAACACCCATAGAAAAAAAGAAAGATGAAGAAAAGGCCCGCAAACTGCAGGCCATCATTAAGCCTTTTGTGTTACGCCGTACCAAGGAACAGGTTGCCACCGAGCTGCCACCAAAAACAGAGAACCTTTTTTATTGCCAGATGAGCGAAGAGCAGGCTGAGGTTTATGACAAGGTAAAATCTGAATACCGAAACGAATTACTTAGAAGCATTGAGGATGGTAGTTATGCAAAAACGCAGATCCAGGTGTTGCAGGGGCTGATTAAATTGCGGCAGATTGCCAATCACCCGCTGATGATCGATAAAGATTACGAAGGGGATTCGGGTAAGTTTGAAAACGTAGTACACACGTTGGCCAACGTGCTGGATGGCGGGCATAAAGTTTTGATCTTTTCTCAGTTTGTAAAGCAGTTAACGATTTACCGGGAGCATTTTGATAGGGAACACATTCCGTATGTTTACCTGGATGGCAGCACGCAAAACCGTGGCGATGTAGTAAAGCAGTTCCAGGAAGATGTTAAAACACGGGTGTTCCTGATCTCGATCAAAGCCGGTGGTGTTGGTTTGAACTTAACCGAGGCTGATTACGTTTTCATTTTAGACCCATGGTGGAACCCGGCGGTAGAACAACAGGCGATAGACCGCACGCACCGTATCGGCCAAACTAAAAACGTGTTCATCTACAAATTCATTACAAAAGATACAGTAGAAGAAAAGATCCTGGCGCTTCAGCAGCGTAAACTGAGCGTAGCGCGTTCTTTGATCACCACAGAAGAGAGCTTTATCAAGTCACTTTCAGCTGATGATATTAAGGAAATATTAGGGTAG
- a CDS encoding dienelactone hydrolase, which produces MKKILLLTLLTISTITTFAQRRVVCCSNPTATQRFAMLASDEKFKASHKNPLAFHFQSSIGKTVSYKTADGKTSTGWELKAKKPTNNYLLVIHEWYGLNDYVKREAERLYNDIGNVNVIALDLYDGKVADNKDDAGKYMQAVVETRAQAIIKGAITYAGAKARIATVGWCFGGGWSLQASLLAGKQAVACVMYYGMPEQDIAKLKTLHTDVLGNFANKDQWINTKVVGKFATDMKAAGKKLYLHQYDADHGFANPSNPAYDSKATKDAYTFTTAFLKARLK; this is translated from the coding sequence ATGAAAAAAATCCTACTCCTCACATTACTTACCATCAGCACTATTACCACATTTGCTCAGCGCAGGGTGGTTTGCTGCAGTAATCCAACTGCTACCCAACGGTTTGCCATGCTGGCATCTGATGAGAAATTTAAAGCATCGCACAAAAACCCGCTGGCTTTTCATTTTCAGAGTAGTATTGGCAAAACTGTTTCCTATAAAACAGCAGATGGCAAAACGTCAACGGGTTGGGAATTAAAGGCTAAAAAGCCTACCAACAATTATCTGTTAGTAATACACGAGTGGTACGGGTTAAATGATTATGTAAAACGAGAAGCAGAACGTTTATACAACGATATTGGAAATGTAAATGTAATTGCATTAGACCTTTATGATGGTAAAGTTGCCGACAATAAGGATGATGCTGGTAAATACATGCAGGCCGTAGTAGAAACCCGGGCACAAGCCATCATTAAAGGGGCAATTACCTACGCGGGTGCAAAAGCACGTATAGCAACCGTAGGCTGGTGCTTTGGCGGCGGATGGAGTTTGCAGGCAAGTTTACTGGCGGGTAAACAAGCTGTGGCTTGCGTAATGTACTATGGCATGCCGGAACAAGACATAGCTAAATTAAAAACCCTCCATACCGATGTTTTAGGCAATTTTGCAAATAAAGATCAATGGATAAACACCAAAGTTGTGGGCAAATTTGCAACCGATATGAAAGCTGCCGGTAAGAAACTTTACCTGCACCAATACGATGCAGACCATGGGTTTGCCAACCCCAGCAACCCTGCCTACGATAGTAAGGCTACAAAAGATGCATATACATTTACTACCGCTTTTTTAAAGGCGCGCTTAAAATAA
- a CDS encoding glycosyl transferase, producing MIVHSVISLFLTSLYLLVLVYLIKGWAALRRPTTDGAPHTTKVTILIAARDEEQRIRYTIEDIIAQDYPRHLVEVIIVDDHSSDNTADIIRSYAADGIKLMQLQADKPLNSYKKKAIAEAIALSTGELMVATDADCRMGTKWLSSVVAYYETHHPVMISSPVTYFEERSLFERLQTLEFSYLIGIGAAFIGNGRASTCNGANLAYRKDIFYEVGGFKGIDDLASGDDELLLQKVAVKYADRIGFLKNSEAVVYTHAKHTLQEFLQQRRRWASKSTRYKDKWVVALAVCIWLFNLSLLVNAALSFYDLFFFRLFLVQFVLKYVFELAFLLPIMSFFKRTGLVGLLIILSPIHIIYFVYVGLIGNTRKYSWKGRVVR from the coding sequence TTGATCGTACATAGCGTTATTTCCCTGTTTTTAACCAGCCTTTATTTGCTGGTGCTCGTCTATCTGATAAAGGGCTGGGCTGCTCTAAGACGGCCCACCACTGATGGCGCTCCGCATACTACCAAAGTAACTATCCTGATAGCTGCGCGTGATGAAGAGCAGCGGATTCGTTATACGATAGAAGATATTATAGCCCAGGATTATCCAAGGCATTTGGTAGAGGTGATCATCGTTGACGATCACTCTTCCGATAACACTGCAGATATCATCCGCAGCTACGCAGCTGATGGTATAAAGCTCATGCAGTTACAAGCCGATAAACCCCTCAACTCCTATAAAAAGAAAGCTATCGCCGAAGCCATTGCCCTCTCTACCGGAGAATTAATGGTAGCTACAGACGCAGACTGCCGTATGGGTACAAAATGGCTCTCGTCTGTTGTGGCTTATTATGAAACACATCACCCGGTAATGATCTCCTCGCCGGTAACCTACTTTGAGGAACGCAGCCTTTTTGAACGGTTGCAAACATTAGAGTTTTCATACCTGATAGGAATTGGTGCAGCATTTATTGGCAACGGGCGGGCATCAACTTGTAACGGGGCTAATCTGGCATATCGCAAGGATATCTTTTATGAAGTAGGTGGTTTTAAAGGAATCGATGACCTCGCATCGGGCGATGATGAGTTGCTGTTACAAAAAGTAGCTGTAAAATATGCCGACAGGATTGGTTTCCTCAAAAATAGCGAAGCGGTAGTTTATACGCACGCCAAGCATACCTTGCAGGAGTTTTTACAGCAACGCCGCAGATGGGCATCCAAATCTACCCGGTATAAGGATAAATGGGTGGTAGCGCTGGCCGTATGTATTTGGTTGTTTAATTTATCCCTGTTGGTTAATGCCGCATTAAGCTTTTACGACTTGTTTTTTTTCAGACTGTTTCTGGTGCAGTTTGTTTTAAAGTATGTATTTGAATTAGCCTTTTTGCTGCCTATCATGTCCTTTTTTAAGCGTACCGGTTTGGTAGGTTTGCTGATTATCCTCTCGCCAATCCATATTATTTACTTTGTTTATGTAGGACTGATCGGTAACACGCGAAAATATTCGTGGAAAGGGCGGGTGGTACGATAA
- a CDS encoding serine/threonine protein phosphatase, with translation MQNKQDSSGEEELIRLLLKRQSELNSLLEITRAINKNTATNVLIQMLEVILQSYLQIGKFRFLIAKDKVYTCISKYGGVIESPSVLNNTWEPLSKIKSPTALAGHPHPIISRYEYFIPIYHKNKALAYALIGEFDTSGEMLSNDLTFIQTLINVIVVALENKKLFRERLQAERFQREMELAVEVQNMLIPVRVFKEDGVEVGAKYLPHQNIGGDYFDFFRLNENEFLWCIADVSGKGISAALLMANFQASLQGLAAIEDDLTNIVERLNKIVINNTKGERFITLFLARFNQKTRKLNYINAGHNATILYCNGEAFPLRLGTTMIGAFDELPFLNEGEIDIEPNSLFFNYTDGLMDHELQNFKAWSEEKLLEFVISNGELSPDKFNEAMMEHINVVIKGKPIDDITLLTVKIS, from the coding sequence ATGCAAAATAAACAAGATAGTTCCGGCGAAGAAGAACTGATCAGATTACTGCTGAAACGGCAATCCGAGTTAAATTCATTATTGGAGATTACCCGTGCTATTAATAAAAATACGGCCACCAATGTATTGATCCAGATGCTGGAAGTAATTTTGCAAAGCTACTTGCAAATAGGCAAATTTCGCTTCCTGATAGCTAAAGACAAAGTTTACACCTGCATCTCCAAATACGGCGGGGTGATAGAATCCCCCTCGGTACTGAACAACACCTGGGAGCCCCTGAGCAAGATCAAATCACCAACGGCTCTTGCCGGTCATCCACACCCCATCATTAGCCGGTATGAATATTTTATCCCTATCTACCATAAAAATAAAGCTTTGGCCTATGCGCTGATAGGGGAGTTTGATACCAGCGGCGAAATGCTGAGTAACGATTTAACGTTTATTCAAACATTGATCAATGTTATTGTTGTAGCACTTGAGAATAAAAAACTGTTCCGCGAGCGCTTGCAGGCCGAACGGTTTCAGCGTGAAATGGAATTGGCTGTAGAAGTACAGAATATGTTGATTCCTGTGCGGGTTTTTAAAGAAGATGGCGTTGAAGTTGGTGCCAAGTACCTGCCCCATCAAAACATCGGCGGCGACTATTTTGATTTTTTCAGGCTTAATGAAAACGAGTTTCTGTGGTGTATAGCAGATGTATCGGGCAAAGGAATTTCGGCGGCGCTGCTAATGGCCAATTTCCAGGCAAGCCTGCAAGGCTTGGCCGCAATAGAGGATGACTTAACCAACATTGTAGAGCGCCTTAACAAGATTGTGATCAACAATACAAAAGGCGAGCGTTTTATTACCTTGTTCCTTGCGCGATTTAACCAAAAAACACGTAAGCTTAATTATATCAATGCCGGGCACAACGCTACTATCTTATACTGCAATGGAGAAGCGTTCCCATTAAGGTTAGGCACCACTATGATAGGTGCCTTTGATGAATTGCCTTTTTTAAATGAAGGTGAAATTGATATCGAGCCAAACAGCCTGTTTTTTAATTATACAGATGGCCTGATGGACCACGAGTTGCAAAACTTTAAAGCCTGGAGCGAGGAAAAATTGTTAGAATTTGTCATCTCCAACGGCGAACTATCTCCCGATAAATTTAACGAGGCCATGATGGAGCACATTAATGTAGTTATAAAGGGTAAGCCAATTGACGATATTACACTGCTTACCGTGAAGATCTCTTAA
- a CDS encoding chemical-damaging agent resistance protein C: MAINLRKGQRINIGLSKISVGLGWNPNEGTGYDFDLDASAIMIGTDRLIPSEEFFIFYGNTDSPEGSLHHSGDDPTGGNSDGGDDEVINVDLDKVDPRINEILFVVTIHEAAQRRQNYGQVREAYIRIVDEANGAEIAKYELDEDFSIETGIEFGRLYKRDGNWKFEASGIGYREDLAFFLSKYFKGQIIK; this comes from the coding sequence ATGGCTATTAATTTAAGGAAAGGGCAACGCATAAATATTGGCCTTTCGAAAATAAGCGTCGGCCTTGGCTGGAATCCAAACGAGGGAACCGGTTACGATTTCGACCTTGACGCATCGGCTATCATGATCGGCACCGACCGGCTGATCCCATCAGAAGAATTTTTCATTTTTTATGGCAATACCGATTCGCCCGAAGGGTCGCTTCACCACTCGGGCGATGATCCAACCGGGGGCAACAGTGATGGCGGAGATGACGAAGTAATTAATGTAGACCTGGATAAGGTGGACCCGCGCATCAACGAAATACTGTTTGTGGTAACTATTCACGAAGCTGCACAAAGGCGGCAGAATTACGGGCAGGTTAGAGAGGCTTATATCCGCATTGTTGATGAAGCCAACGGCGCAGAGATAGCAAAGTATGAACTGGACGAAGATTTTTCGATAGAGACCGGTATTGAATTCGGACGCCTTTATAAAAGGGATGGCAATTGGAAGTTCGAAGCATCGGGCATCGGTTACAGGGAAGATCTTGCTTTCTTCCTCAGTAAATATTTCAAAGGGCAAATCATTAAATAA
- a CDS encoding tellurium resistance protein TerX translates to MAINLIKGQTIDLRKNEKGADYNLSAVTIGLGWDVRKKETGFFSKLFGNDKEEEEYDLDAIAFLLDSNGKVANPGRTIEKPNGTSVRFYGGDIVFFNAMHHPSGHIWLTGDNRTGAGDGDDEQIIVKLNDLDQKYQRIVFLVAIYQGKAKYQHFGLVENAFIRAVDKMGHEIAKFSLSGNSTYNGMCSMIFAEAYRKDNSWSFRAIGEPHSTDNFVELLKNYR, encoded by the coding sequence ATGGCAATTAACCTAATCAAAGGGCAGACCATCGATCTGCGTAAAAATGAAAAAGGCGCTGATTACAACCTATCTGCCGTAACAATTGGCCTGGGCTGGGATGTCCGGAAAAAAGAAACGGGCTTTTTCAGCAAATTGTTTGGTAATGACAAAGAAGAGGAAGAGTACGACCTGGACGCTATCGCTTTTTTGCTGGATAGCAATGGAAAGGTGGCAAATCCCGGCAGAACAATTGAAAAGCCTAACGGCACCAGCGTCAGGTTTTACGGGGGCGATATCGTCTTCTTCAACGCTATGCATCATCCGTCCGGTCACATCTGGCTTACCGGCGATAACCGGACGGGTGCAGGCGATGGCGACGATGAGCAGATCATTGTTAAATTAAACGACCTTGACCAAAAATACCAGCGGATAGTTTTTTTAGTGGCCATTTATCAGGGCAAGGCAAAGTACCAGCACTTTGGGTTAGTAGAAAATGCTTTTATACGGGCGGTGGATAAAATGGGTCATGAAATAGCCAAATTCAGCTTATCAGGCAACAGTACTTATAACGGTATGTGTTCTATGATTTTTGCGGAAGCCTACCGAAAAGATAATTCATGGAGTTTCCGGGCCATTGGTGAACCTCACTCTACCGATAATTTTGTAGAGCTACTTAAAAACTACAGGTAG
- a CDS encoding proline hydroxylase, producing the protein MHPLLEEIFSNFIDSYLDTNVGISEDFLTAALSGHLKNNLETLFAGKLLQAAGTGNNTLVSHNKLIRGDRIYWLDRKHNDTYENAFFDFMDSFIAYLNRTCYTGITGYEFHYTLYEKGRYYKKHLDQFQNNGKRAYSMIMYLNAGWVLADGGELCIHHPDHEQRISPMNGKSVFFKSTELEHEVLVTAKARMSITGWLKVN; encoded by the coding sequence ATGCACCCTTTATTGGAAGAGATCTTTAGCAATTTTATAGATAGTTACCTGGATACGAACGTAGGTATTTCAGAAGATTTTTTAACCGCGGCATTATCCGGGCACCTCAAAAATAACCTTGAAACATTGTTTGCAGGCAAATTACTGCAAGCAGCAGGGACGGGTAATAATACCCTTGTATCACACAACAAACTAATAAGGGGCGACCGTATTTATTGGTTGGACCGCAAGCACAACGATACGTACGAGAATGCCTTTTTCGATTTTATGGACAGTTTTATCGCTTACCTCAATCGCACCTGTTATACGGGTATCACGGGGTATGAATTCCACTACACGCTTTATGAAAAGGGCCGGTATTACAAAAAGCACCTTGATCAGTTTCAAAATAATGGCAAGCGGGCATACTCCATGATCATGTACTTAAATGCAGGCTGGGTTTTGGCAGACGGCGGAGAATTATGCATCCATCACCCGGATCATGAGCAGCGCATTTCGCCCATGAACGGCAAAAGCGTTTTTTTTAAAAGTACCGAGCTGGAGCATGAGGTACTGGTAACCGCTAAAGCGCGGATGAGCATTACCGGCTGGCTTAAGGTTAATTAA
- a CDS encoding GCN5 family acetyltransferase: MYLIRKATEADVDSILQIAEQTWWPTYEPLLGKEQVAYMLGTIYSPDKITDQVKNGSQTFLLLVADGQPVAFAAYSPRGEDPEIYKLHKLYCLPVTQGKGYGKMLINAVVEQTKEAGKSTLDLNVNRDNKARTFYEKMGFEIAYEEDIAIGPYWMNDYVMRKKL, encoded by the coding sequence ATGTATTTAATAAGGAAAGCCACAGAAGCCGACGTTGACAGCATTTTGCAAATAGCAGAACAAACCTGGTGGCCAACCTATGAGCCGCTTTTAGGTAAAGAACAGGTTGCTTATATGCTTGGCACTATTTATTCACCTGATAAAATAACAGACCAGGTAAAAAATGGATCGCAGACTTTTTTATTACTGGTAGCCGATGGGCAACCTGTAGCTTTCGCTGCATATTCTCCAAGAGGGGAAGATCCGGAAATTTACAAACTGCACAAACTATACTGCCTGCCGGTAACTCAAGGCAAGGGTTATGGCAAAATGTTAATTAATGCTGTGGTTGAACAAACCAAAGAAGCGGGAAAATCTACATTGGATCTCAACGTAAACAGGGATAATAAGGCCAGAACTTTCTATGAAAAAATGGGATTCGAAATTGCTTATGAAGAGGATATTGCTATCGGACCTTATTGGATGAATGATTACGTAATGCGGAAGAAACTGTAG